Sequence from the Meleagris gallopavo isolate NT-WF06-2002-E0010 breed Aviagen turkey brand Nicholas breeding stock chromosome Z, Turkey_5.1, whole genome shotgun sequence genome:
CTTACAGTTTGGACGAAAGTTAACAGGAGGATGAATGGCGTTGTGCAGTTTGCGGTGGAGCTGCCCACGACAAGTCTGGCACTGGGGTAGCTGTTGTGCTGTTAGCTCCATGacagtctgtttttctctcccatGTGTTCCTTTGGGAGATTGCTAGTTCTGATacagcagcagtgtggcagTTGATGAATTGTTTACTGTTCACCCTACTTTTAGCcatcatctttcatttttaaacccAGTCCCACTGTGATTTAAATAGAACCTCAgccatttttaatattatactctcttctcttctgttttatagGATCATGGATTTTCCGGGGCACTTTGAGCAAATCTTTCAGCAGCTCAACTACCAGAGACTTCATGGCCAACTTTGTGACTGCGTCATTGTGGTGGGAAACAGGCATTTCAAAGCCCATCGCTCTGTTTTAGCAGCATGTAGTACACATTTCCGAGCTCTCTTCACTGTAGCAGAAGGAGATCAAATCATGAATATGATTCAGCTGGATAGCGAAGTGGTGACAGCAGAAGCTTTTGCTGCCCTCATAGACATGATGTACACTTCCACACTTATGCTTGGAGAGAGCAACGTTATGGATATCTTGCTGGCTGCATCTCACTTGCATTTGAACTCTGTTGTTAAAGCATGCAAACACTACCTTACTACCAGGACGCTGCCGATGTCTCCACCCAACGACAGGGTTCAAGAGCAAAACGCACGCATTCAAAGGTCTTTCATGCTTCAGCAGCTTGGGCTGAGCATTGTGAGCTCCGCCTTGAGTTCCACTCAGAGCTCAGAGGAGCAACCAAGCGCTATGAGTTCCACGATGAGAAGCAACATAGAGCAGCGCTCTGCTTTTCCTATTCGCCGTCTCCACAAGCGTAAACAGTCTTCTGAAGATCGGGCCAGGCAGCGAATGAGGCCTGCCATAGATGAGGCTGTTTCTGACGTGACTGCAGAGAGTGGGCAGTCAGTTGTTCATTCACAGgaggatttcttttcatcagatTCACTGAAGATGGAGGACAACTCTAAGGCTGATGCTGTCACTGATAACCAGGAGGATAATAATATTATGTTTGATCAGTCTTTCAGTGCTCAGGAAGATACTCAAGTGCCCAGCCAGTCTGACAACAGCGGAGGAAGTATTTCACAGATGTCATCACAGGCGACACAAGTGGAAACCAGCTTTGACCAGGAGGCCGCATCTGAGAAAAACAGCTTCCCGTGTGACAATCCAGAGGTCAGCATTGATGGAAAAGAGCACATGAGGGTGGTGGTTAAATCTGAGCCCTCGAGTTCCCCGGAGCCTCAGGATGAGGTGAGTGATGTCACTTCCCAAGCAGAAGGCAGCGAGTCTGTTGAAGTGGAAGGAGGAGTTGTGAGTGCAGAGAAGATAGAGCTGAGTCCTGAGAGCAGCGATCGTAGCTTTTCTGATCCGCAGTCTACTACAGATAGGGTAGGAGATATCCATATTATGGACGTGTCAAATAACCTGGAACACAAGTCTACTTTCAGTATCTCAAATTTTCTGAATAAAGGCAGAGGTGGCAGCTATGGTGCTGGTCAAACTACTGAGGACAACATTCCAAATACAACAAGTGACTGTAGAATGGACAGTGATGCTTCTTTCCTGATGAGTCCAGAGTCAGGGCCTGCTGGTGGTCATTCATCTGCCACAGTCTCTCATGTTGAGAATCCCTTCAGTGAGCCTGCGGAATCCCATTTTGTTAGACCAATGCAGGATGTGATGGGTCTTCCCTGTGTGCAGACTTCTGGGTACCGGGCTGCAGAACAGTTTGGTATGGACTTTCCAAGGTCAGGCTTGGGCTTGCATTCTCTGTCAAGGGCAATGATAGGCTCTATAAGAGGGGGAGCGAGTAGCTTTCCTGGCTACCGCCGCATAGCCCCCAAAATGCCTGTTGTAACCTCCGTCaggagctcccagctgcaggatAACTCGCCTAGTTCCCAGCTGATCATCAATGGGACCACTTCTTTTGAAAATGGGCATCCTTCGCAACCTGGTCCTCCACAGCTAACACGGGCATCTGCAGATGTTCTTTCAAAATGCAAGAAAGCCTTATCTGAGCACAATGTCTTGGTTGTAGAAGGTGCACGCAAATATGCATGTAAGATCTGCTGCAAGACTTTTTTGACCTTAACGGACTGTAAGAAACACATCCGTGTGCACACAGGAGAAAAGCCTTATGCCTGTCTGAAGTGTGGCAAACGGTTCAGCCAGTCCAGCCACCTTTATAAACATTCCAAAACAACCTGCCTGAGGTGGCAGAGTAGCAACCTACCTAGCACTTTGCTTTAACTGCTTGCACCTCCCAGCCTGAATGAGAGTGCCAGTACAAACTCTTAACtctctgaagcactgcaggagcaTTAACACTATTTTGCTCAAGCTAAGAAGCTGCTTTCGTAGGTCTGTGAACAGTTGTGTGTGGTTGTGCTGCACACTAAGGTCTTGATTCTATAAATTGGGGATAATACCATACCTACCTCACAGGGGTGTTGTGAGGATTAGACAACTGTTAGCAAATAACTTTGAGGTCCTCAGAAGTCTGTAGATATGTAAAACATTATTGTTATGTACATGCAGGCTTGGGGCTCAATGGGGATACGGTCCCTACATCAAATTTCCTTTGCAAAACAAAGGGGTGGAGGGAGTGAGAGTGTAATTgtctcacagaatcatagaatggcatgagttggaagggaccttaaagatcatcgagttccaacctccttgccatgggcagggttgccacccacttGATCAGGTTGCCtagagccccatccaacttcCACAAACGGGGCATCCAGAACTTCTgcgggcagcctgttccagtgcctcactacccttgatagtgaaaattttcttcctaatatttaatCTAAACCTACTCTCTTTTAGTGTAAAGCCATTACTCCATGTCCTATCATTACACTCGCTGAAGAAAAGTCCCTCCCAAGGTTTCCTGCAGGGCTCTCTAGGTATTGGTAGGCTGCAGTGATATCTCtctggagccttttcttctctaggctgaacaagcccagctctcagcctgtctttgtcagagaggttctccagccctccggtatctttgtggccttctctGGTCCCACTTCACCTGCTCTTtgtcttgtgctgggggccccaggcctgaaTACAGTACTCTGgctggggcctcacaaaggcagagcagagggggacagtcccctccctgccctgctgccaccctccggttgctgcagcccaggatacagctgtccatctgggctgcaagcacaccctgctggctcatgcccagctttCTGCCCACCAGGagcccaaatccttctccacagggctgctctcaaggagttcttctctcagtctgtatGCGTCCTTGAGATTGCCCCTATCATTGTGCAGCATcttgcacttgaccttgttgaacctcattaggttcacgTGGGCCCGTTCTCAAGCTTGTTCAGGTCCTTTTAGATGGCATCCCTTCTACTGTGccaactgcactgctcagcttggtgtcatcagcacaTGTGCTGAGGGTGCCCTCAGTCCCAGTATCCAGGTCTTtgaaaaagatgttaaagagcaccgaTCCAAAGACGGATCCCTGGGGAACGACACTCATGACCGGCCTCTAGCTGGACATAGAGCAATGGACTGCAACCATCTGGCTGTGACCattcagccaattccttatctaCTATGTAGTCCACCCTTCAGTATctaatttagagataaggatgtggttAAGGACCACGTCAAAGGCATTCCAGAAGTCCAGGCATTGATCTTTCTCTGTTCACTTATTCTGTCACTCCATCAtccagattggtcaggcacagTCTGCCCTTgttgaagccatgctggctgtttCAGATCACCTCCTTTTCTGGCCTGTGCCTTAACGTAGctttcaggaggatctgttgcgtgatcttcccaggcacagctgTAAGGCTCACCAGCTTCTAATTCCCCCCAGTCTTCCTTTTGATCCTTAAAAAAATGGGTGACCGATCACCCGGGATTTCACCTGACAGCtttgacttttcaaatatgatggagagtgtcTCGGCAACCACATCATACAGCTCCTTCAAGACCCTGTCATCCATGTACTTGTCATCCAGCCACAAGGACATGTATGTGTTCAGTGTCATCACGTGGTCTTGAACTTGCCCTTCTCTTACAGCAGGACGAATTTTGTTCCccctcagctgctgcccagcagctcagggatgTGAAGGTGCACAGATATGAGAGACACAGGAagcctggctgccagtgaaCAGGCCAAGAACTCACTGAttacctcagccttttccatcTCAGTTGTAACCAGTTCCCTCTTCTCATTATTCAGAGGAGATACcctctccttggcctgtctcttctgacctGTGTACCCCTCTTGTTAattttcacatcccttgccaagtgcagttccagcactgctttggcttttctgaTCCTGTCTCTGCACATCctgacagcatccctgtattcttcccaggtgacacgtccctgcttccactgcctttgcattcccttcttttccctcagtttgacAGTGGATCCTTGCATAACCATGGcagtttcctgcctcctctgcttgatttcttatACTTGGGGATGGAGAGATCTCGCGCTCTCAGAAACATATTCTTAGAGAGCTGACAGctctgttttgttccttttccctccccccccaggaCAGCTTCCCAGAGGATCTAATCCCATAATTTCTTAATTAGCTGGaattttgctctcctgaagttcagagacctgctcttctccaggtCCGTGTTCTCGAGACCATAAACTCAACCAGGGCATGGTCAGTACAGCGCAGGCTGCCTCCAGTCTGAACCTCTTGAAGGAGCTCCTCTGCATTAGGGAGCACAAGCTCCAATAATGCTTTACTTCTGCTTGGTTTGCCTAATGCCTGGGCTGGGAAGTTGTCCTCCACACGTTCATGAAGTAACATATTTCGAGAATGAGAAACTGAAGTGCAaatttcctattatttttttttcctaaaatattttgtaaaagtgaaagcatttaaataaataacctGCAGAAATCAAGTTGCTGCATTAGGTGTGAACAATAATGCAGGGAGCTGTTTGCTCCAGCTAATGCAGACTGCGTgtcttgaaaagaaaaccaactttGGATGCATCTGTCTGACATAGAATGCTTTAAAGTATGCTAATTATGAAAATAGTTTAGGGTTCTGAATgtatgtttgcttgttttgtagTAAAAAACACTGTGTAATGAAGGTGCTTAAATTAAATCcaagaaaaaagtaaattttggGCTACCGGATATACATATACTTGGAATACTGCAAGATCTGGATGTTTCaccaatattttttctgtagaaacTTGTATTAAGTGATAAGTGAAGTATGTTTCTTGTTTGTGCTATCCTTAGCAGTATTTTAACCAATTTGTATTTCCTATCTTAAAATTCCATATACACAAAAGTCTGAAAAGAGCTTGTCTTTGtctgctttgttgttttcaaCGAGAGGGAGTTAGTGGTACTGGTTTTTTTAGTATGTAAAATAGTCTCTTGCTGCTTCCAGACATGCCCATAGTCAGTCCCATCCACGCTACTGCCCACGCACACTGTTCTTTTTTGGCACTCTTTAGCTTCGGGCTTTAATTCCCCCTCCTGTACACTCACTTCCCCTCTCAGCAGCAGATTGTccctcagagcagagcagaggggacgGAGCCTCGTTTCCCGTGTTTACTTACATCTCTGTGTAAAGTGTAGCTATCAGATACGGTCTTTCCTTTAAAGTAGTGTCATAAATGTTcttttcaacaaaaataaaaaaaaaaacgtagcatacatttaatttaaaaaaaaatagcactgtACACTTTGTAAAGCAGAAATTCAGTGACCTTTATTCTTCAACAGAACTACGTAAGTCGTGATAAAACTTTCTCCCCTTTGATGCCATTGTAACTAATAGCGTTTGCAGcctcttttctttgttaaagGTGCACATGAACTACCAGCTTTCACATCCTGGGTTTCTGCGAGACGTTTTGGAGCACTTCTGCTGATAAATGTTGTTCTATTATGAAGGAGCTGGATCAGGGCTTCAGCACATCATTCTCCTCAGGAGACACAGATGTTTAACATTTCCTGACATTGAAGTCACAGAGCAACTGATTCCTattaatataaatgtatttgcaagctttctcttttttttttctttttaaattctgtggGTAGTGAATGTATCCTCTGTTATGGTACTCAGCAGTTTTAAGGAGTTTGTGCTCCGTAGTGAATAATGTCAAACATTTTGGATTTCCATTagagtaaacaaaataaaatcctcaTCCAGAGTCCCGACAGTCATTTAAGAGGATGACTTACAAACATCATCGAGGCTTCCAAACCAGACGTTGTCAGACCAAAGGAAACACAGGAAGCATTCTGTATTTGGTTTATAGGTGCAACAGCAGTAAGCGAAAGGGGGAAATGTGTGGGGACACCTCTCCATGTTGAGAAGATTGCCAAATG
This genomic interval carries:
- the ZBTB5 gene encoding zinc finger and BTB domain-containing protein 5, whose protein sequence is MDFPGHFEQIFQQLNYQRLHGQLCDCVIVVGNRHFKAHRSVLAACSTHFRALFTVAEGDQIMNMIQLDSEVVTAEAFAALIDMMYTSTLMLGESNVMDILLAASHLHLNSVVKACKHYLTTRTLPMSPPNDRVQEQNARIQRSFMLQQLGLSIVSSALSSTQSSEEQPSAMSSTMRSNIEQRSAFPIRRLHKRKQSSEDRARQRMRPAIDEAVSDVTAESGQSVVHSQEDFFSSDSLKMEDNSKADAVTDNQEDNNIMFDQSFSAQEDTQVPSQSDNSGGSISQMSSQATQVETSFDQEAASEKNSFPCDNPEVSIDGKEHMRVVVKSEPSSSPEPQDEVSDVTSQAEGSESVEVEGGVVSAEKIELSPESSDRSFSDPQSTTDRVGDIHIMDVSNNLEHKSTFSISNFLNKGRGGSYGAGQTTEDNIPNTTSDCRMDSDASFLMSPESGPAGGHSSATVSHVENPFSEPAESHFVRPMQDVMGLPCVQTSGYRAAEQFGMDFPRSGLGLHSLSRAMIGSIRGGASSFPGYRRIAPKMPVVTSVRSSQLQDNSPSSQLIINGTTSFENGHPSQPGPPQLTRASADVLSKCKKALSEHNVLVVEGARKYACKICCKTFLTLTDCKKHIRVHTGEKPYACLKCGKRFSQSSHLYKHSKTTCLRWQSSNLPSTLL